A genomic stretch from Pseudomonas alkylphenolica includes:
- a CDS encoding M48 family metallopeptidase, translating to MRKSLVIGALSASVLLSGCQAVNTTSGGAVGVERKQYMFSMLSTDEVNQMYAQSYQQTLGEASSKGVLDKTSAEAKRVQVIADRLIAQAPKFRPDAAQWNWEVNLIKSDELNANCGPGGKIFFYTGLIDKLKLTDDEIAAVMGHEIAHALREHGREAMSKAYGVQMARQGAGALLGLGQDSLAIADTVVQYSMTLPNSRENENEADLIGLELAARAGYNPNAAITLWDKMSQASGGSQPEFMSTHPASASRQASLQAAIPKVMPLYEQAKK from the coding sequence ATGCGTAAGTCATTAGTTATCGGCGCCTTGAGCGCCAGCGTACTGCTTTCCGGATGCCAGGCAGTGAACACCACCAGCGGCGGTGCCGTGGGTGTCGAGCGTAAGCAATATATGTTCAGCATGTTGTCGACCGATGAGGTCAACCAGATGTATGCCCAGTCGTACCAGCAGACCCTGGGCGAGGCGTCGAGCAAGGGTGTGCTCGACAAGACCAGTGCCGAGGCCAAGCGTGTCCAGGTTATTGCCGACCGCCTGATTGCCCAGGCACCGAAGTTCCGTCCGGATGCGGCGCAGTGGAACTGGGAAGTCAACCTGATCAAGAGTGACGAGCTCAATGCCAACTGCGGTCCTGGCGGCAAGATCTTTTTCTACACCGGGCTTATCGACAAGCTGAAGCTGACCGACGACGAAATCGCCGCGGTGATGGGCCATGAAATCGCCCACGCTTTGCGTGAGCATGGCCGTGAAGCCATGTCCAAGGCCTATGGTGTGCAGATGGCGCGTCAGGGCGCGGGCGCCTTGCTCGGCCTTGGCCAGGACTCCCTGGCAATTGCCGACACGGTGGTGCAGTACAGCATGACTCTGCCCAACAGCCGCGAGAACGAGAACGAAGCCGACCTGATTGGCCTGGAGCTGGCCGCTCGTGCGGGGTACAACCCTAACGCCGCGATCACCCTGTGGGACAAAATGAGCCAGGCGTCGGGGGGCTCGCAGCCTGAGTTCATGAGTACTCACCCGGCTTCTGCCAGCCGCCAGGCTTCGTTGCAGGCGGCGATTCCGAAGGTGATGCCGTTGTACGAGCAGGCCAAGAAGTAA
- a CDS encoding methyl-accepting chemotaxis protein: MAEIDLVATAVHEMTATAQDVARNATHAAQAASNADQAAHQGLQIVRNTSDSISALAEEIGRAVGVVQTLARDSENINAILTAIRAIAEQTNLLALNAAIEAARAGEQGRGFAVVADEVRNLAQKTQQATEEIQQMIQQLQQGTRDVVKVMEDSQGKTDDSVQQAARAAEALESITQAVSVINDMNTQIASAAEEQSAVAEDINRNVINIGQVANEVAGGADESSTASAELTKLAEQQRRLINQFRV, encoded by the coding sequence ATGGCCGAGATCGACCTGGTGGCCACCGCCGTGCACGAAATGACCGCTACCGCCCAGGATGTGGCGCGTAATGCCACCCATGCCGCCCAGGCTGCCAGTAACGCCGACCAGGCGGCGCATCAGGGCCTGCAGATCGTGCGTAACACTTCAGACTCGATCAGCGCCCTGGCCGAAGAGATTGGCCGCGCAGTCGGCGTGGTACAGACCCTGGCCCGCGACAGCGAGAACATCAATGCGATCCTGACGGCTATTCGCGCCATTGCCGAGCAGACCAACCTGCTGGCGCTCAATGCGGCCATCGAGGCGGCACGCGCCGGCGAACAGGGTCGCGGTTTTGCCGTGGTTGCCGACGAGGTGCGCAATCTGGCGCAGAAGACCCAGCAGGCCACTGAAGAAATCCAGCAGATGATTCAGCAACTGCAACAGGGTACCCGCGATGTCGTAAAGGTCATGGAAGACAGCCAGGGCAAGACCGATGACAGCGTGCAGCAGGCGGCTCGCGCCGCAGAGGCGCTGGAGAGCATCACTCAGGCGGTATCGGTGATCAACGACATGAACACCCAGATCGCCAGCGCGGCGGAAGAGCAGAGCGCAGTGGCTGAGGATATCAACCGCAATGTGATAAACATTGGTCAGGTGGCCAATGAAGTGGCCGGCGGCGCGGATGAGTCGAGTACCGCCAGTGCCGAGTTGACCAAGCTGGCCGAGCAGCAGCGGCGGTTGATCAATCAGTTCCGGGTGTAA
- a CDS encoding SOS response-associated peptidase, whose amino-acid sequence MCGRYALFRWSPAFAALPGFPSDQQAQWNISPGASVLIQRRLEEGQLELARARWGLTPAWLTDLSRTPAHARAETLAEQPMFREAFRLRRCLMPANGFYEWRGTQRKRPYWLTPGEGSSLFFAAIWEAYPVQDQVWLSTAVVTQAAVNQRRPLMLDAAGQAAWLDPETPVARLYELLASSQAPLRERVLANFVNDPKLNGPECLTPA is encoded by the coding sequence ATGTGTGGACGTTATGCGCTGTTTCGCTGGTCTCCCGCCTTTGCTGCGTTGCCGGGGTTTCCCAGTGACCAGCAGGCGCAATGGAATATCTCCCCCGGCGCCTCGGTGCTGATCCAGCGCCGTCTCGAAGAAGGTCAGCTGGAGCTGGCGCGAGCACGCTGGGGGCTGACCCCGGCCTGGCTCACCGACCTGTCGCGCACCCCCGCCCATGCCCGGGCCGAAACCCTGGCCGAGCAACCGATGTTTCGCGAGGCGTTTCGCCTGCGCCGTTGCCTGATGCCGGCCAACGGCTTTTATGAATGGCGCGGTACCCAGCGCAAGCGCCCCTACTGGCTGACGCCGGGGGAGGGCTCTTCGCTGTTCTTTGCGGCGATCTGGGAGGCCTATCCGGTGCAGGATCAGGTCTGGTTGAGTACCGCAGTGGTGACCCAGGCGGCGGTGAATCAACGGCGGCCGCTGATGCTCGATGCCGCGGGGCAGGCGGCCTGGCTCGATCCCGAGACGCCTGTGGCGCGGTTGTATGAATTGCTGGCGAGCAGCCAGGCGCCGCTGCGTGAGCGGGTGCTGGCCAATTTTGTCAATGATCCGAAGCTTAATGGGCCGGAGTGCCTGACCCCGGCTTAA
- a CDS encoding putative signal transducing protein, whose product MQRIYDPENLLEAEMLIGMLASEGIQVHLMGRDLMGAIGDLPVHGLLGLAVADEQADSARQLIAAYNTAQPLAGDEPETIPGTLIC is encoded by the coding sequence ATGCAGCGAATCTATGATCCGGAAAACCTGCTGGAAGCTGAAATGCTGATCGGCATGCTCGCCAGTGAAGGTATCCAGGTGCACCTGATGGGTCGTGACCTGATGGGGGCCATCGGCGACCTGCCGGTGCACGGCCTGCTGGGGCTGGCGGTCGCCGATGAACAGGCCGACAGCGCACGCCAGCTGATCGCCGCGTACAATACTGCCCAGCCACTTGCGGGCGACGAACCGGAGACTATCCCCGGAACCCTGATTTGCTAG
- a CDS encoding CPXCG motif-containing cysteine-rich protein: MLETVIYDCPYCGAEVETTVDLSGGDQEYIEDCQVCCKPIRFVLQVHGEEWMLDVYGEND, translated from the coding sequence ATGCTGGAAACTGTGATTTACGATTGCCCCTATTGTGGTGCAGAAGTCGAAACGACAGTGGACCTGTCTGGTGGTGACCAGGAATACATCGAGGACTGTCAGGTCTGCTGCAAACCGATCAGATTCGTGCTTCAAGTGCATGGTGAGGAATGGATGCTGGACGTTTACGGTGAGAATGACTGA
- a CDS encoding 1-acyl-sn-glycerol-3-phosphate acyltransferase, whose protein sequence is MMGEFDAIRPYDDAEVPAVLARLLSDPAFLDILTHFRFPRMAGAFGWLLKPLIARRLRKEFAGVSCVSTLQDKVEYYVDHTIERATDGVTYTGVELLKSGTAYLFLANHRDIVMDPAFVNYAVYHAGLPTPRIAIGDNLLQKPFVSDMMRLNKSFIVHRSISGRREKLAAYQLLSAYINHSIRNDGASIWIAQAEGRAKDGDDRTDSAILKMFHMSRKDEPFGAVIQSLNLSPVSISYEYDPCDQAKARELYIRATTGSYTKAPGEDDISIAQGITGYKGRVHINFAPPVTACFEDTKQLAVEIDRQILGGYRLFPVHYLAYAQWAEADPALQVPTAAKLFPADELARAQAEWQRRLDACPVEQQPYLVQQYATPVRNQYRVKAGLAL, encoded by the coding sequence ATGATGGGCGAATTCGATGCCATCCGACCGTACGACGACGCTGAGGTCCCTGCCGTTCTGGCACGCCTGCTCAGCGACCCGGCATTCCTCGATATCCTCACCCACTTCCGCTTCCCGCGCATGGCCGGAGCGTTCGGCTGGCTGCTCAAGCCGCTGATCGCCCGGCGCCTGCGCAAAGAATTCGCCGGTGTCAGTTGCGTTTCGACCCTGCAGGACAAGGTCGAGTACTACGTCGACCATACCATCGAGCGGGCTACCGACGGCGTGACCTACACCGGCGTCGAGCTGCTCAAGTCCGGCACCGCCTACCTGTTCCTGGCCAACCACCGTGACATCGTCATGGACCCTGCGTTCGTCAATTACGCGGTGTACCACGCCGGCCTGCCGACGCCGCGGATCGCCATCGGCGACAACCTGCTGCAAAAGCCGTTCGTCAGCGACATGATGCGCCTGAACAAAAGCTTCATCGTCCACCGCTCGATCAGCGGGCGCCGGGAAAAACTGGCGGCCTACCAGCTGCTCTCGGCCTACATCAACCATTCGATCCGCAACGACGGTGCGTCGATCTGGATAGCCCAGGCTGAAGGCCGGGCCAAGGATGGTGACGATCGCACCGATTCGGCAATCCTGAAAATGTTCCACATGAGCCGCAAGGACGAGCCGTTCGGTGCGGTGATCCAGTCGCTGAACCTGAGCCCGGTGTCGATCAGCTACGAGTACGACCCGTGCGATCAGGCCAAGGCCCGCGAGCTGTATATCCGCGCCACCACTGGCAGCTACACCAAGGCGCCGGGTGAAGATGACATCAGCATTGCCCAGGGCATCACCGGCTATAAGGGACGGGTGCACATCAACTTCGCCCCGCCGGTGACGGCATGCTTCGAGGACACCAAGCAACTGGCGGTGGAAATCGATCGGCAGATTCTCGGCGGCTACCGGTTGTTCCCGGTGCATTACCTGGCCTATGCGCAATGGGCTGAGGCCGATCCTGCCCTGCAGGTGCCGACGGCGGCCAAGCTGTTCCCGGCCGACGAACTGGCCCGCGCCCAAGCCGAGTGGCAGCGCCGTCTGGACGCCTGCCCGGTCGAGCAGCAGCCGTACCTGGTGCAGCAGTACGCGACGCCGGTGCGCAATCAGTACCGGGTTAAAGCTGGGTTGGCGCTTTGA
- a CDS encoding YajG family lipoprotein — translation MLQRLLFGLIAVTSLTLAGCAHSPQQLSPQPKLTAQLAPVGHGQPVVVKVVDGRASQTLGTRGGLYPETSAITVTGNDILPKLQAQAEAAVRLLGFTPTPNAYNAPQLTVTLAELKYQSPKEGMYVTEATIGATFKADVSNANRRYSGRYGASLDQRFGMAPNQETNTKLVSDVLSDALTRLFKDQAIGQILGE, via the coding sequence ATGTTGCAACGTTTGTTGTTCGGTTTGATCGCGGTGACCAGTCTGACCCTGGCCGGTTGTGCCCACAGCCCGCAACAACTCAGCCCGCAACCCAAACTCACCGCCCAGCTCGCCCCGGTCGGTCACGGCCAGCCGGTGGTGGTCAAGGTGGTCGATGGCCGCGCTTCGCAAACTCTGGGCACCCGCGGTGGTCTGTACCCTGAAACCAGCGCCATCACCGTGACCGGCAACGATATCCTGCCGAAACTGCAAGCCCAGGCTGAAGCCGCCGTGCGCCTGCTGGGCTTCACCCCGACGCCAAACGCCTACAACGCGCCGCAGCTGACCGTGACCCTGGCCGAGCTGAAGTACCAGTCGCCCAAAGAGGGCATGTACGTGACGGAAGCCACCATCGGTGCGACCTTCAAAGCTGACGTGTCCAATGCCAACCGTCGCTACAGCGGCCGTTACGGTGCCTCCCTGGACCAGCGCTTCGGCATGGCGCCAAACCAGGAAACCAACACCAAGCTGGTGAGCGATGTCCTCAGCGATGCCCTGACCCGTCTGTTCAAGGACCAGGCCATCGGCCAGATCCTGGGCGAATAA
- the mqo gene encoding malate dehydrogenase (quinone) encodes MAQNEAVDVVLVGAGIMSATLAVLLKELDPAIKLEVVELMDSGAAESSNPWNNAGTGHAGLCELNYTPQAADGSIDIKKAVHINTQFEVSRQFWAYLSKKGAFSSPRAFINPVPHLSYVEGDKGVDFLKKRFDLLKQHHAFSEMEYTEDKALMNEWMPLMMPGRPADQKIAATRVMKGTDVNFGTLTNKLLKHLASAPDAQVKYCKRVTGLRRNGSGWTVSIKDVNSGSSRDVNARFVFLGAGGAALPLLQQSGIEESKGFGGFPVSGQWLRCDNPEVVKKHQAKVYSQAAVGSPPMSVPHLDTRVVDGKTSLLFGPYAGFTTKFLKHGSFLDLPLSVRMSNIGPMLAVARDNMDLTKYLVSEVMQSMEQRLDSLRRFYPEAKAEDWRLEVAGQRVQIIKKDPKKGGILQFGTELVAAKDGTLAALLGASPGASVTVSIMLELIERCFPEQTKGAWAAKLKEIFPAREKILAADAALYHKISAHNDEVLGLVENSPAQHYA; translated from the coding sequence ATGGCGCAGAACGAAGCAGTCGATGTAGTACTGGTAGGGGCAGGCATCATGAGTGCCACCCTGGCCGTACTGCTCAAGGAACTCGACCCGGCGATCAAGCTGGAAGTCGTCGAGTTGATGGATTCGGGTGCCGCGGAAAGTTCCAACCCGTGGAACAACGCCGGGACCGGCCATGCCGGACTGTGTGAACTGAACTACACGCCGCAGGCTGCCGACGGCAGCATCGACATCAAGAAAGCGGTGCACATCAACACCCAGTTCGAGGTGTCCCGGCAGTTCTGGGCCTACCTGAGCAAGAAAGGCGCGTTCAGCTCGCCACGGGCGTTCATCAACCCGGTGCCGCACCTGAGCTACGTCGAAGGCGACAAAGGTGTCGATTTCCTCAAGAAGCGCTTCGATCTGCTCAAGCAGCATCACGCCTTCAGCGAGATGGAATACACCGAAGACAAAGCGCTGATGAACGAGTGGATGCCGCTGATGATGCCGGGTCGCCCTGCCGACCAGAAAATCGCCGCCACCCGCGTCATGAAAGGCACCGACGTCAACTTCGGTACCCTGACCAACAAACTGCTCAAGCACCTGGCCAGCGCGCCGGATGCCCAGGTCAAGTACTGCAAGCGGGTCACTGGCCTGCGCCGTAACGGCAGTGGCTGGACCGTCAGCATCAAGGACGTCAACAGCGGCAGCAGCCGCGACGTCAACGCCCGCTTCGTCTTCCTCGGCGCCGGTGGCGCGGCCCTGCCGCTGCTGCAGCAGTCGGGCATCGAAGAGAGCAAAGGCTTTGGCGGCTTCCCGGTCAGCGGCCAATGGCTGCGCTGCGACAACCCGGAAGTGGTCAAGAAGCACCAGGCCAAGGTTTACAGCCAGGCCGCGGTTGGTTCGCCGCCGATGTCGGTGCCGCACCTGGACACCCGCGTCGTCGACGGCAAGACCTCGCTGCTGTTCGGCCCATATGCCGGCTTTACCACCAAGTTCCTCAAGCATGGCTCGTTCCTCGACCTGCCGCTGTCGGTACGCATGAGCAACATCGGCCCGATGCTCGCCGTGGCCCGCGACAACATGGACCTGACCAAGTACCTGGTCAGCGAAGTGATGCAGTCGATGGAGCAGCGTCTGGACTCGCTGCGTCGCTTTTACCCCGAGGCGAAAGCCGAGGACTGGCGCCTGGAAGTGGCCGGTCAGCGCGTGCAGATCATCAAGAAAGACCCGAAAAAAGGCGGCATCCTGCAGTTCGGTACCGAACTGGTAGCAGCCAAAGACGGCACCCTGGCCGCTCTGCTGGGCGCCTCTCCTGGTGCTTCGGTGACGGTATCGATCATGCTTGAGCTGATCGAGCGCTGCTTCCCCGAGCAAACCAAGGGTGCCTGGGCGGCCAAGCTCAAGGAAATTTTCCCGGCCCGGGAAAAGATCCTGGCCGCAGACGCTGCGCTGTATCACAAGATCAGCGCGCACAACGACGAGGTCCTGGGCCTGGTCGAAAACAGCCCGGCGCAGCACTACGCGTAA
- a CDS encoding PA4642 family protein, translating into MRKDKKQVIGDEISDEYVKSFLQFEPADATSPSLHKLIKAYRGLRIDDFERFVGFFVAAGFNLDGKDEHGKTFVDQIRDQRNAAEYIEIIDKARG; encoded by the coding sequence ATGCGTAAAGACAAGAAGCAAGTGATTGGGGATGAGATCAGCGACGAGTACGTCAAATCCTTCCTGCAGTTCGAACCGGCGGATGCCACTTCACCTTCGCTGCACAAACTGATCAAGGCCTATCGCGGCCTGCGTATCGACGACTTCGAGCGCTTTGTCGGTTTCTTCGTTGCGGCTGGCTTTAATCTGGACGGTAAAGACGAGCACGGCAAGACCTTTGTTGATCAGATCCGCGACCAGCGCAACGCCGCTGAGTACATCGAGATCATCGACAAGGCCCGCGGCTGA
- a CDS encoding hypoxanthine-guanine phosphoribosyltransferase, whose amino-acid sequence MSADLEHIRQVMREADCLYNEAEVEAAIARVGAQISEVLAESNPVVFCVMNGGLIFAGKLLTHLQFPLESSYLHATRYRNQTSGGDLFWKAKPEVSFIDRDVLIIDDILDEGHTLSAIIDFCKHAGARAVHTAVLIDKDHDRKASEELKADFCGLSCVDRYVFGYGMDYKGYWRNANGIFAVKGL is encoded by the coding sequence ATGTCCGCTGATCTCGAGCATATCCGTCAAGTCATGCGAGAGGCTGACTGCCTGTACAACGAAGCCGAAGTAGAGGCCGCCATTGCCCGCGTTGGCGCGCAAATCAGCGAAGTGCTGGCCGAAAGCAACCCGGTGGTGTTCTGCGTGATGAACGGTGGTCTGATTTTCGCCGGCAAGCTGCTGACTCACCTGCAATTCCCGCTTGAGTCGTCCTACCTGCACGCTACTCGCTACCGCAATCAGACCAGCGGTGGCGATCTGTTCTGGAAAGCCAAGCCGGAAGTCTCGTTCATCGACCGTGACGTGCTGATCATCGACGACATCCTCGACGAAGGGCACACCCTCAGCGCGATCATCGACTTCTGCAAGCACGCCGGTGCCCGCGCCGTGCACACCGCCGTGCTGATCGACAAGGATCACGATCGCAAGGCCAGTGAAGAGCTCAAGGCTGATTTCTGTGGCCTGAGCTGCGTTGACCGTTACGTGTTCGGTTATGGCATGGACTACAAGGGTTACTGGCGCAACGCCAACGGTATCTTTGCCGTCAAAGGACTCTGA